CGGCCTCCAGCAGGTTGTACTGGACCATCTTCGAGAGGTACGAGCGGACGGTCCGCGTGGTCCGGGGGTCGTCGACCGCGTCGGCGTAGCGGTCGTGGATGTCGCTCGGGCCGAGCGGGCCGCGGTCGGCGACGATGTCGTAGACGACCCGCTGGTGTGGCGTGAGCGCGTCGAGGTTCGCCTGCTGTATCTCCGCGCGGGCGTCGGTCGCCGCCCGCTCGATGCGCTCGTCCGTGAGCCGCGTCGCGTTCTCGCGGTCGGCCGCGCTCGCCGCCGTCCGGAGGATGCCGATGGCGAGGCGGGCGTCGCCGGCCGCGGCGTCGGCGATGCGGGACAGCTGGGCGTCGGTGACGGCGTCAGGGTCGAGCCCCCACTTCACGCGGGCCGCGAGGATGTCTTCGAGCTGGCCGTCGTGATAGCGGTCCATCCGGACGTGCTCGCTGGCCCGGAGCCGGCTGACCAGCCGGTCGTCCAGCCGGTTGAACAGGGTGGCCTCCTCGTTGGCGATACAGATAAGCGCGAACTGCTCTAAGCTGTGGAGGTCGTAGATGACGCCGGGCTCGTCGAGCTGGTCGACCTCGTCGAGGATGACGACG
This is a stretch of genomic DNA from Halomicroarcula saliterrae. It encodes these proteins:
- a CDS encoding Cdc6/Cdc18 family protein, which codes for MIRDARVLRAGFVPRELEHRDAEVNHLSSVLRPITESEPADTAIVTGPSGTGKSCVSQFVTERLREEALDIRATYVNCWRNYTRFRTLYSILDDLGETLDIHRQSTPHDELVDRLQRYDGPRTVVILDEVDQLDEPGVIYDLHSLEQFALICIANEEATLFNRLDDRLVSRLRASEHVRMDRYHDGQLEDILAARVKWGLDPDAVTDAQLSRIADAAAGDARLAIGILRTAASAADRENATRLTDERIERAATDARAEIQQANLDALTPHQRVVYDIVADRGPLGPSDIHDRYADAVDDPRTTRTVRSYLSKMVQYNLLEADGQTQDRRYEVVQRADPSPSE